GAATATGGGTTCCGCTTCTTCCAGGAATCGGCGTCCTTCCATCGTCATTTCCACCCCGCGTCCCATCCGTACGAAGAGCTTGACGCCCAGTGCGGCTTCAAGCTCGCGCATGCGCGCCGAGATTGCCGGCTGCGTGGTGTACAGGCGTTGCGCGGCGGCTGTGAAACTTCCCAGCCGCGCAATCCAGAACGCGGTCTCCAGGTTCGCGAGGTTGATGCTGCGCACAGGCGTCTCCATTTTCTTTCGACCTGCCGCATGCTGGCCGGCCGCGTTGTTCCGCGAACATACCCCGGCGTCCGCTCGGATACAACCTTTCCCACAGTTCGGCGCCTCCAGCCATATCTCCGCTTTATGTCTGCCTATAGAAGGATCTGATTGGATTCCAGATCGCGCTGCCTGCAGAATGCTTTCACAACCAGGGCGACGCCCAGAGTCAGACACGGAGACAACCATGCAGCCAATCTCGCGCAATGTACCGGGCCCGCAGTCCGTCCGCCTGCGCCTTCTTCTCGCCTGTTGCGGCGCCCTGTTGGCGCTGCTTCACACCGGGCAGGCCGTGGCCCAACGCCATTATGAAATGATCATTCCGATCGCCGCCGGAGGATCGCTGGACTTGATGGCCCGGTCTTTGTCCGAGGCGTTTTCCCAGCAGCTCGGTGCGCCGGTCACTCCGTTGAACAAGGTGGGCGCCGGCACGCTGGTGGGCACTCGCTACGTAGCCCAGGACAGCGCGCGAGACGGCCGGCTCATGCTGTTTACCGGCCTTCCCTACACCACGCTGCAGTTCAAGGACGGGGGGCCGGCGTTCGACACCGCTCGATTCAAGCCGGTCATGTATGTGGGCTGGCAGCCGACGGTGCTCTATGTCCGCTCGTCCATTCCAGCCAACGACGTCGCATCGTTCATTGCGTGGGCCAAAGCCAACCCGAACGGCGTGACCTTCGCGTCATCCGGCATCGGCAGCAGCCCGCACATTGCCGCGGAACAGTTCGCGGCGATGACGGGAATCAAGATCGTGAATGTGCCCATGGGCGGGTCCAGCGCCTTTGTGCCAGCGCTGGCCGGCGGCCATGTGGATGCCGTATTCGACGCGCCCGCCACGCGCTCCATGGTGCAGGAAGGCCGTCTTAAGGCGCTGATGGTGGGCAATGCTGAACCGCTGCCGGATTGGAAGGATCTGCCGACCTCGCGGGACGTGGGCCTGGAGGGGTTTCGATCCGGCACCTGGTATGGCGTCCTGGTACCCGCCAACACGCCGGACCAGACCGTCCAGGATCTGAACGGCCAGTTCAACAAGGCGCTGGCCAACCCGATCGTCAAGACGCGCGCCAAGGAGTTCGGTATCGAGCTGGCGGGGGGTACGGCTGCCGAATTCGGTACCGTCCTGCAACGCGAGCACGATCGCATCGAAGCCCTGATCAAGACCCGCGACATCGTCATCCCATGAGCGCGCCCATGATCAACGACAACCATGCGCCTTCTCATACCGAGATCCTGGGCGAACGCATCGCCGCACTCGCGTTGACGCCCCTCCCCCACGCCATCGTCGACAAGCTGAAGACGTGCCTGCTGTACGGATTGGTCATGGCCGTCACCGCGCCAGATATCGAGACACTGGAACACGCCGCTGCTGCCGCGCATGACGCTCCCGGCGATGCGCGCACCTTCCTGACAGGCCAGCGCCGGGCGCCCGCGGATGCCGCCTACGTCAATGCACTGCGCATGTGCTCGCGCGGACAAAACGACACCTACTCGGACATCTATGCCCACCCGGGATGCATCGTCATCCCCGTCGTGCTGGCGCTCGCCCAGCAGAACCGCGCATCCGGTGAACAGGCCCTTTGCGCGATGGCGGCTGGCTACGAGACGCTGTACGCGGTGGCGTCCGGCAGCGCCGCAAGATTGCTTGAGCGCGGGCTGCGAGCCACGTCCATGTTCGGCGTCTTCGCCAGCACGGCCGCCGCCGCGCGGATGATGGAGCTGGATGCCGCGCGAACCGCGCATGCCCTGGGACTGGCCACTCAGCATTGCGCTGGAACCATGCAGTGCTGGACCGAAGGCTCGCCGGAATGGCGAATCCAGGTCGCCAACGCTGCGCGCGCCGGTATCGTTTGCGCCACGCTGGCCCGCCACGGATATATCAGCGCCAGGCATGCGCTGGAAGGCGCCAGCGGCTTTTACCGCGCATTCGCGGGAATCGATGCCCCTCCCGCTCCCGACTGGACCTGGCACACCCCAGACGTCGTGTTCAAGCCGCTGCCCGGCTGCCTCATCAATCAGGCGCCGCTCTTTCTTCTGCTGCAAATGCGGCGCGAGTACGGTTTCG
The DNA window shown above is from Achromobacter spanius and carries:
- a CDS encoding tripartite tricarboxylate transporter substrate binding protein yields the protein MQPISRNVPGPQSVRLRLLLACCGALLALLHTGQAVAQRHYEMIIPIAAGGSLDLMARSLSEAFSQQLGAPVTPLNKVGAGTLVGTRYVAQDSARDGRLMLFTGLPYTTLQFKDGGPAFDTARFKPVMYVGWQPTVLYVRSSIPANDVASFIAWAKANPNGVTFASSGIGSSPHIAAEQFAAMTGIKIVNVPMGGSSAFVPALAGGHVDAVFDAPATRSMVQEGRLKALMVGNAEPLPDWKDLPTSRDVGLEGFRSGTWYGVLVPANTPDQTVQDLNGQFNKALANPIVKTRAKEFGIELAGGTAAEFGTVLQREHDRIEALIKTRDIVIP
- a CDS encoding MmgE/PrpD family protein; the protein is MINDNHAPSHTEILGERIAALALTPLPHAIVDKLKTCLLYGLVMAVTAPDIETLEHAAAAAHDAPGDARTFLTGQRRAPADAAYVNALRMCSRGQNDTYSDIYAHPGCIVIPVVLALAQQNRASGEQALCAMAAGYETLYAVASGSAARLLERGLRATSMFGVFASTAAAARMMELDAARTAHALGLATQHCAGTMQCWTEGSPEWRIQVANAARAGIVCATLARHGYISARHALEGASGFYRAFAGIDAPPAPDWTWHTPDVVFKPLPGCLINQAPLFLLLQMRREYGFGADEVLAITVMLSHRNASYPGIARHGPFESTTGAVMSGPFMLAVGLRDGTLRMRDFDDLHGPGSIHDLSRRITVTGAQGLPDWGATLEVHLKDGSLLTDRITELSRFAFGWDETDAQLSQLAQEWPWPDGADRYQTLKQIIRRLQEQASLDSVLDCVVGKSDEAG